GGGAGAGCACCGGCTGGCCCGGCCCCAACTCCGGCAGGCGCTCCTCGCGCAAAAGCTCGGCCACTTCCGGACCGTAACGGTTGGGATCGAACGGGAACGGCCAGTCCATCGCGGGGCGACCCCTCCAGGCATGCACCGCTCCCCCGGCATCAGGCCGGCCTCCGTCAGGCCGGGATCAATCCGTCAACCGACGCGGAACCAGAAAGCCGGCGGGGAACAGCGAGCGACTCGTCGGATTCACGGACGCAGGCGGATTTCTATCGTTTTACCCGCCTCGATGACTTCCGTCAGCCCGGAGCTTTTCGGATCGGCATAGCGCGGGGGCACGTCCACGAACTGGAGCACTTCCTTCCCCTTGCTCTGTTGCAGGTGGAGCTGCTGCTGGCCGCGGAGCATCTGGGTGTTGACGCCGATGTACACCTTGCCGGTGGGGGCGTTGGGCAGGGTGAATTCGCCGCCGGGGCCGAGCTGGGCGGACGCGCTGCGTCCATCGTCAGTCACAAAGGTAATCAGACCGGCCTCCACGGGTTTGTCCCCCAACAGCACCTTGCCCGTGACGCTGACTCCCGCGCTGGAGGAGCCGCCGCCACATCCGGTCAGGGAAAGTGCACAGGACGCCGCCGCTAACAGGAATGCCGCAACGCGCCGACGGTGGGAAACGCAGAGCCGGTGTATGTCGATCAAGGGAAAGCCTCCTTCGTCTTCAGGGTGGTGTGGCAGGGCTGTTTGCTCTTCGTGCTGTTCGCTTTTCACTTGCGGGACTCTCTCCCGCGACACTCTCTCCGTGACAAGCCAGCGCCAGGGGGGCCCGATGCGGGAGGGGGAGCACCCCCCTCTCCGTGTTCCGAGCAGCTCCGAGTGAATCGTCAATCTCCGGCAACATGACGGTCCGCTCTTCTTCCCAGCAGCGGGAGAGTGAGCCACGCTGGCCAGGTGAGAGTGGGAGCGGGAATCGCAAGGACCGTGCTCAGTTCCAATCGGGTCCGAGCAGGCCGCCATCGTTGGGCAGCACCGCCAGGCTCCAGGTGGCGACGGAGATATTGGCGTTGACCATGCGGACGCTGCCGTCGCCGAGCAGGGCCAGGGTGCCGCTGGTGCTATGCCCCTGAGCCGGGAATTGCCAGAGGTTGCAGTCAGCAGGACGAGGGTTGACCTGGGGGACGGGGAAAAGGCGGTAATTGGGATCGGCGGGATTGCTGGTCCAGCCGAGGTTGATGCGGGCGAAGACAGGCCAGAACTTGTCATCCGCCGGATGGCCCCAACCGACGCCGCCATTTTGGCAGCGCATCCGCTTCTCGGCGACAAAGACAGTGTTGGAGGTACCATCGGTGATGCCGACGAGTTTCTTCGCGCCCGCGCCGTTGTTCCAGTCCCAAATGTTGTTGGGGTAGGCTTCGGGACGGCCGAAGACCTGCCAATTGCAGGCATAGCTGGCCAGGGCCACGTCCACCGGGTTGGTCGTCCACATCCAGGATATCGGCGGGTTATTGAAGCCGCCGACCAGTACTCCTCCGCCCGGATCGGAAGAGTCATTCGGAGCTTGCAGGACTTTGAGAGGCACGCTCATGGCAGCCTGCGTAGCGTTGATCGCGCCCAAACCGCTGCCGGGCCAGTTGGTGATGGAAGCCTGAATCACCCCTTGCTCGAAGAAGGGGAGCAGGCAGAAGAAGAAAGTGCCGTCGCTATTCGTGTAGCCGCCCCGATACGGGGGATTGTTCCACCAGAAGGCCACCGCGGGCGGCAGGACGCCGTATTGGTCGTGGCCATTATGCACGGCCAGGCCGATCTGCTTGAGGTTATTCATCGAGGTGGCGCGAGCGGCGGCATCCCGTACCTTCTGCACCGCAGGCAAAAGCAGGCCGATCAGGATCGCAATGATCGCAATGACGAC
This genomic interval from Thermogemmata fonticola contains the following:
- a CDS encoding DUF1559 family PulG-like putative transporter — its product is MPSFSSPRRRGGSTAFTLIELLVVIAIIAILIGLLLPAVQKVRDAAARATSMNNLKQIGLAVHNGHDQYGVLPPAVAFWWNNPPYRGGYTNSDGTFFFCLLPFFEQGVIQASITNWPGSGLGAINATQAAMSVPLKVLQAPNDSSDPGGGVLVGGFNNPPISWMWTTNPVDVALASYACNWQVFGRPEAYPNNIWDWNNGAGAKKLVGITDGTSNTVFVAEKRMRCQNGGVGWGHPADDKFWPVFARINLGWTSNPADPNYRLFPVPQVNPRPADCNLWQFPAQGHSTSGTLALLGDGSVRMVNANISVATWSLAVLPNDGGLLGPDWN